In Acinetobacter wanghuae, the sequence CTTACCAATATTTTTCATTAAAAAATATTGTTAAGCGTTTTAATACCACTAAAAATTGCAGCATTTGTAAAAGTGGTGGCCATATCCGGCCAGCGTAATTCCTTCTGAGCCCGTTCTGCAGGCGGGCTTGGTTTACACTTTCCGAGGACTCCAGATGGCATACTCATATACCGAAAAGAAACGGATCCGTAAGAATTTTGGTAAATTGCCTAGCATTATGGATGCTCCGTACTTGCTCGCGATTCAAGTCGACTCGTACAGAACATTCTTGCAAGATGGCAAATCACCAAAAAACCGCGAAGATATCGGTCTCCAAGCCGCATTTCGTTCAGTTTTTCCTATAGAAAGTTATTCTGGCAATGCTGCTTTAGAATTTGTTGAGTATAGTCTTGGTAAGCCTGAGTTTGATGTTCGCGAATGTATTCTTCGTGGCTCAACTTATGCAGCACCAATGCGTGTGAAGATTCGTTTGATCCTCAAAGATCGCGAAACGAAATCGATCAAAGATGTACGTGAACAAGAAGTCTATATGGGCGAAATGCCATTAATGACAGACAACGGTACCTTCGTTATTAACGGTACTGAGCGTGTAATTGTGTCTCAATTACACCGTTCACCAGGCGTATTCTTCGATCACGATAAAGGTAAAACTCACTCAAGTGGTAAAGTCCTTTATTCTGCTCGTATCATCCCTTACCGTGGTTCATGGTTAGATTTCGAATTCGATGCCAAAGACCTTGTCTATGTACGTATTGACCGTCGTCGTAAATTATTAGCGACTGTGGTACTTCGTGCGCTTGGTTTAAGCAACGAAAACATCTTGAACATGTTCTACGAGAAAGTACCTGTATATCTTGATATGGGTAGCTATCAAATTGACCTTGTACCAGAACGTCTGCGTGGCGAAATGGCACAATTTGACATCTTGGATAAAGATGGCAAAGCAATTGTTGAACAAGGTAAACGTATTAACGCGCGTCACGTACGTCAAATGGAAGCTTCTGGTTTAACCAAACTTCCTGTTCCTGATGAGTACTTGTACGAACGTATCACTGCTGAAGACATTCCATTAAAAGATGGTGATGTGATTGCTGCAAACACAGTATTGAGCCATGAGATCATGGTGAAGATTGCAGAAGGCGGTGTTAAACAATTTAACATTCTGTTCACGAATGATATCGACCGTGGTTCATTCATTGCAGATTCTCTACGTGCAGATACAACGACTAGTCGTGAAGAAGCACTTGTAGAAATCTACAAAGTAATGCGTCCGGGCGAGCCACCAACAAAAGAAGCTGCTGAAAACCTATTCAACAACTTGTTCTTCTCTACAGAACGTTATGACCTATCTCCAGTGGGTCGTATGAAGTTCAACCGTCGTTTGGGTCGTCCTTACGAAGTCGGTACAGATCAGAAGTCTCGTGAAGTTGAAGGTATTTTATCGAACGATGACATCACTGATGTATTAAAAACATTGGTTGAAATCCGTAACGGTAAAGGCGAAGTCGACGATATCGATCACTTGGGTAACCGTCGTGTTCGTTCTGTTGGTGAAATGACAGAAAACCAATTCCGTGTTGGTCTAGTTCGTGTAGAACGTGCTGTTAAAGAGCGTTTGTCACAAGCTGAAACTGATAACTTGTCTCCGCAAGATTTAATCAATGCGAAGCCTGTTGCTGCTGCAATCAAAGAATTCTTTGGTTCAAGCCAGTTATCTCAGTTCATGGACCAAAATAACCCGTTATCTGAAATCACGCATAAACGTCGTGTTTCGGCGCTTGGTCCCGGCGGTTTGACACGTGAACGTGCAGGCTTTGAGGTACGTGACGTACATCAAACTCACTACGGTCGTGTATGTCCAATTGAGACGCCTGAGGGTCCAAACATTGGTTTGATCAACTCACTTTCTGTATATGCAAAAGCCAACAACTTCGGTTTCTTGGAAACACCATATCGTAAAGTTGTTGACGGCCGCGTAAGCATGGACGTTGAATATTTATCTGCAATTGAAGAAGTAGGTACTGTAATTGCACAGGCCGATTCTGCAATGGATAAAGATGGTAACTTAACAGAAGAATTCGTATCTGTTCGTCACCAAGGTGACTTCGTACGTATGCCTCCTGAAAAAGTAACGCATATGGATGTATCTGCTCAGCAGGTTGTGTCTGTAGCTGCGTCACTAATTCCGTTCCTTGAACACGATGATGCCAACCGTGCATTGATGGGTTCAAACATGCAACGTCAGGCTGTTCCTACGTTAATCGCTGATAAACCGCTTGTTGGTACAGGCATGGAAGCGAACGTAGCACATGACTCTGGTGTATGTGTGATCGCAAAACGTGGTGGTCGTATTGAATATGTAGACGCATCTCGCGTTGTTATTCGTGTTGACGAAGCAGAAATGATCGCGGGTGAAGCAGGTGTAGATATCTATAACCTAATCAAATACACACGTTCGAACCAAAATACGTGTATCAACCAAAAAGTTCTTGTGAACATGGGTGATAAAGTAGGTCGTGGCGATGTATTGGCTGATGGTCCATCAACAGATGGCGGTGAGTTAGCCCTTGGTCAAAACATGCGCGTTGCGTTCATGACGTGGAATGGTTACAACTACGAAGACTCGATCTTGTTATCAGAACGCGTTCTTCAAGAAGATCGTTTAACTTCGATTCATATCCAAGAATTGTCATGTGTTGCACGTGATACGAAATTGGGTGCTGAAGAAATTACTGCCGATATCCCGAACGTGGGTGAAGCTGCACTTTCTAAACTTGATGAATCAGGTATTGTTTACATCGGTGCTGAAGTAACAGCAGGTGACATCCTTGTAGGTAAAGTAACGCCTAAAGGTGAAACGCAGCTAACACCAGAAGAAAAATTGCTTCGCGCAATCTTCGGTGAAAAAGCG encodes:
- the rpoB gene encoding DNA-directed RNA polymerase subunit beta; this translates as MAYSYTEKKRIRKNFGKLPSIMDAPYLLAIQVDSYRTFLQDGKSPKNREDIGLQAAFRSVFPIESYSGNAALEFVEYSLGKPEFDVRECILRGSTYAAPMRVKIRLILKDRETKSIKDVREQEVYMGEMPLMTDNGTFVINGTERVIVSQLHRSPGVFFDHDKGKTHSSGKVLYSARIIPYRGSWLDFEFDAKDLVYVRIDRRRKLLATVVLRALGLSNENILNMFYEKVPVYLDMGSYQIDLVPERLRGEMAQFDILDKDGKAIVEQGKRINARHVRQMEASGLTKLPVPDEYLYERITAEDIPLKDGDVIAANTVLSHEIMVKIAEGGVKQFNILFTNDIDRGSFIADSLRADTTTSREEALVEIYKVMRPGEPPTKEAAENLFNNLFFSTERYDLSPVGRMKFNRRLGRPYEVGTDQKSREVEGILSNDDITDVLKTLVEIRNGKGEVDDIDHLGNRRVRSVGEMTENQFRVGLVRVERAVKERLSQAETDNLSPQDLINAKPVAAAIKEFFGSSQLSQFMDQNNPLSEITHKRRVSALGPGGLTRERAGFEVRDVHQTHYGRVCPIETPEGPNIGLINSLSVYAKANNFGFLETPYRKVVDGRVSMDVEYLSAIEEVGTVIAQADSAMDKDGNLTEEFVSVRHQGDFVRMPPEKVTHMDVSAQQVVSVAASLIPFLEHDDANRALMGSNMQRQAVPTLIADKPLVGTGMEANVAHDSGVCVIAKRGGRIEYVDASRVVIRVDEAEMIAGEAGVDIYNLIKYTRSNQNTCINQKVLVNMGDKVGRGDVLADGPSTDGGELALGQNMRVAFMTWNGYNYEDSILLSERVLQEDRLTSIHIQELSCVARDTKLGAEEITADIPNVGEAALSKLDESGIVYIGAEVTAGDILVGKVTPKGETQLTPEEKLLRAIFGEKAADVKDSSLRVSSGVKGTVIDVQVFTRDGLEKDERAQAIEKAQLDAYRKDLKEEYKIFEEAARERIVRLLKGQESNGGGTTKRGDKLSEDVLSGLELVDLLDIQPVDEAIAERLTQIQVFLKEKGIEIDEKFAEKKRKLSTGDELTTGVLKVVKVYLAVKRRIQPGDKMAGRHGNKGVVSNILPVEDMPHDANGVPVDIVLNPLGVPSRMNVGQILETHLGMAAKGLGDKIDKMMQEQRTVIELREFLDKIYNKVGGEQEDLDSLTDDEILALSKNLRKGVPLATPVFDGAEESQIKELLELGGISRTGQTVLFDGRTGERFDRPVTVGYMYMLKLNHLVDDKMHARSTGSYSLVTQQPLGGKAQFGGQRFGEMEVWALEAYGAAYTLQEMLTVKSDDVEGRTRIYKNIVDGNHYMDPGMPESFNVLTKEIRSLGINIELKNGD